A single genomic interval of Phocoena sinus isolate mPhoSin1 chromosome 15, mPhoSin1.pri, whole genome shotgun sequence harbors:
- the SRL gene encoding sarcalumenin: MKALVLLCCFVASLLLPGQAGMTPALSARPDCDPHEPPRFYVYHGTFEKQSVCQPLDIYQSCSNHLELQVSASGGTEDVGSLLENHFSAGDPSLEEKERALQTEAAPGETNPLLHPTDGREAGGSEETAAGAPATNRLGSDPEASLSKASASESAPPGEPAGSGEEDTGPPGASALPPGGEGAPGEEGAPELSSGEGPGLEAEGQAGSGEVPEEAAEALGDDPAQEAAAGPPEPEDSGDSPSKEVETGGEGSPGPGQEPELPDGVANLDAEAAEGAEDQGEPSPSPASDTRAEVGGAQEDRPAEGMPEDHEDAASYEEEGGEESEEDSGDGASSEEAGGSSEEEEAGEEVGEGAQEAAGSASSGEEGARPSAEELHAGPEGAEAQEPKEEGPQEEAEDVSEEAPLRDRSHIEKTLMLNEDKPTDDFSVVLQRLRKIYHSSIKPLEQSYKYNELRQHEITDGEITSKPMVLFLGPWSVGKSTMINYLLGLENTRYQLYTGAEPTTSEFTVLMHGPKLKTIEGIVMAADSARSFSPLEKFGQNFLEKLIGIEVPHKLLERVTFVDTPGIIENRKQQERGYPFNDVCQWFIDRADLIFVVFDPTKLDVGLELEMLFRQLKGRESQIRIILNKADNLAMQMLMRVYGALFWSLAPLINVTEPPRVYVSSFWPYDYKPDTHWDLFLREEISLLEDLNQVIENRLENKIAFIRQHAIRVRIHALLVDRYLQTYKDKMTFFSDGELVFKDIVEDPDKFYIFKTILAKTNVSKFDLPNREAYKDFFGINPISSFKLLSQQCSYMGGCFLDKIERAITQELPSLLGSLGLGKNPGALNCDKTGCGETPKNRYKKP, encoded by the exons ACTTTTGAGAAGCAAAGCGTGTGCCAACCCCTTGACATTTACCAATCGTGTTCTAATCATCTAGAACTGCAAGTTTCCGCTTCGGGTGGCACAGAAGATGTTGGCAGTTTGTTGGAGAATCATTTCTCTGCTGGAGACCCAAGTctagaggagaaggaaagggcGCTTCAGACAGAAGCGGCCCCTGGAGAGACGAACCCGCTCCTTCACCCCACAGatggcagggaggctgggggctcGGAGGAGACAGCCGCCGGGGCCCCCGCCACCAACCGCCTGGGCTCTGATCCTGAAGCCAGCCTCTCCAAAGCCTCAGCCTCCGAGTCAGCTCCCCCTGGGGAACCTGCGGGGTCCGGGGAGGAAGATACGGGCCCACCTGGAGCAAGCGCCCTTcccccaggaggggagggggcgcccGGGGAGGAGGGGGCGCCAGAGCTCAGCTCAGGAGAGGGCCCAGGACTGGAGGCGGAGGGACAAGCTGGGAGTGGCGAGGTCCCCGAGGAAGCCGCGGAGGCGCTAGGGGACGACCCCGCGCAGGAAGCAGCAGCAGGGCCCCCAGAGCCTGAAGACTCAGGGGACTCTCCCAGCAAGGAGGTCGAGACAGGAGGGGAGGGCAGCCCAGGGCCCGGTCAGGAGCCAGAATTGCCAGATGGAGTCGCGAACTTGGACGCAGAAGCCGCGGAGGGGGCGGAGGACCAGGgggagcccagccccagcccagcgtCGGACACGCGCGCAGAGGTGGGGGGGGCGCAGGAGGACCGCCCCGCAGAGGGGATGCCCGAGGACCATGAGGACGCGGCCTCCTACGAAGAAGAGGGGGGCGAAGAATCCGAAGAGGACAGCGGCGACGGGGCTAGTTCGGAAGAAGCAGGGGGCTCCTCGGAAGAGGAAGAAGCCGGGGAGGAAGTTGGGGAAGGAGCCCAGGAAGCGGCGGGCAGCGCGAGCagcggggaggagggggcccGACCGAGCGCTGAGGAGTTGCACGCGGGGCCCGAGGGGGCCGAGGCGCAGGAGCCCAAGGAGGAGGGGCCTCAGG AAGAGGCGGAAGATGTGAGTGAGGAAGCCCCGCTGAGGGACCGCTCCCACATTGAGAAAACTCTGATGCTGAATGAGGACAAGCCAACTGATGATTTCTCTG TGGTGCTGCAGCGGCTTCGAAAGATCTACCACTCATCCATCAAGCCCCTGGAGCAGTCTTACAAATACAATGAGCTTCGGCAGCACGAGATCACAG ATGGGGAAATCACATCCAAGCCAATGGTGCTGTTCCTGGGACCGTGGAGTGTTGGCAAATCCACCATGATAAACTATCTCCTTGGGCTGGAAAACACTCGCTACCAGCTCTATACAG GCGCCGAGCCCACCACCTCCGAGTTCACGGTCCTCATGCACGGGCCCAAGTTGAAGACCATCGAGGGTATCGTCATGGCTGCTGACAGTGCCCGGTCATTCTCGCCCCTTGAGAAGTTTGGCCAGAATTTCCTGGAGAAGCTGATCGGCATTGAGGTTCCCCACAAACTTCTGGAGCGGGTCACATTTGTGGATACGCCAGGCATCATCGAGAACCGCAAGCAACAAGAAAGAG GTTACCCGTTCAACGACGTGTGCCAGTGGTTCATCGACAGAGCGGACCTCATCTTTGTTGTCTTTGACCCAACCAAGCTGGACGTGGGTCTGGAGCTGGAGATGCTCTTCCGCCAGCTGAAGGGGCGTGAGTCCCAAATAAGGATCATCCTGAACAAAGCTGACAACCTGGCCATGCAGATGCTCATGAGGGTCTATGGGGCCCTCTTCTGGAGCCTGGCCCCGCTCATCAACGTCACGGAGCCCCCAAGGGTGTACGTCAGCTCCTTCTGGCCATATGACTACAAGCCCGACACCCACTGGGACCTGTTTCTCAGGGAAGAGATCTCCCTCCTGGAAGACCTGAATCAGGTGATTGAGAACAGGCTGGAGAACAAGATTGCCTTCATCCGCCAGCATGCCATCCGGGTCCGCATTCATGCCCTCCTGGTCGACCGCTACCTGCAGACGTACAAGGACAAAATGACCTTCTTCAGTGATGGGGAACTGGTCTTTAAGGACATCGTGGAAGACCCTGATAAATTCTACATCTTCAAGACCATCCTGGCAAAGACCAACGTCAGCAAATTTGACCTTCCCAACCGCGAGGCTTATAAGGACTTCTTTGGCATCAACCCTATCTCCAGTTTCAAGCTCCTGTCCCAGCAGTGTTCCTACATGGGAGGTTGCTTTCTGGATAAGATTGAGCGGGCCATCACCCAGGAGCTCCCCAGCCTCCTGGGAAGCCTTGGGCTGGGGAAGAATCCAGGTGCTCTCAACTGTGACAAAACAGGGTGTGGTGAAACCCCAAAGAATCGCTATAAGAAACCCTAG